The genomic segment CTCGATGTATCTCAGAGCCCCAGCGCGCCACGTTGTCCACTGGCCAGTGTCCCCATGACCATGGAACCCACGAACATGCCCCCTCGGCCTAAATCAACTGCGCGTCGAAATGACGGCGTCGCACTGATCGACAAGTTGTTCGGCGACGAACCCGGGTGGGCCGACGCGGTGGCGCGCGCCGAGCTTGAGTGCAACGTTGCAGAGGAGATATTTGCGCTTCGCGAGCGACATGGTCTCACGCAGAAGACCCTGGCGGCCCGCGCACGCACCACACAGT from the Gemmatimonadaceae bacterium genome contains:
- a CDS encoding XRE family transcriptional regulator, with the translated sequence MTMEPTNMPPRPKSTARRNDGVALIDKLFGDEPGWADAVARAELECNVAEEIFALRERHGLTQKTLAARARTTQSVVARLEDAEYTGHSLRMLVRIATAVGERVDVSFVANAASRRNASAQAVTSAAKATSTRQKRQARVPR